The window CAATATGGCTTCACGACCCCGACTGCGGAGTCGCCGGGCTGGCTGGCGCGCTATGGCGACGTCGAGGTATCGCAGTTCAACTCCGCCGAGATGATCGCGGAGAAGTGGGAGATCAGCCGCGAAGACATGGAAGCGTTCGCGTTGGCCTCACACCAGCGCGCACGAGTCGCCATCGACGAAGGCCGGTTCGCGTCCCAGATCGCGCCGGTGACGCTGCCCGACGGTCGGGTCTTCGACACCGACGAGACCGTACGCGACACCTCGCTGGAGAAGATGGCCGCGTTGCAGCCGCTCGCGCCCGGCGGGCGGATCACAGCCGGTGTCGCCTCGCAGATCTCGGACGGGGCGTCGGCGATGCTGATCGCTTCTGGAGATTTTGTGGACCGCCACGGCCTGACGCCGCGAGCGCGCATTCACCACCTGTCCGTACGAGGGGACGATCCGATCTGGATGCTGACCGGGCCGATCCGCGCGACCAGGTATGCGTTGGAGAAGTCCGGGATGTCGCTCGACGACATCGACCTCTTCGAGTGCAACGAGGCGTTCGCGTCGGTCGTGCTGGCGTGGATGAAGGAACTCGACATCCCGCACGAGCGCGTCAACGTCAACGGCGGCGGCATCGCGCTGGGCCACCCGATCGGCGCGACGGGCACGCGGTTGATGACCACGCTTTTGAACGAACTCGAACGCACCGGTGGTCGCTATGGTCTCCAAACCATGTGCGAGGGCGGCGGCCAGGCCAACGTGACGGTGATCGAGCGGGTCTGACGGAGCGCGGGACGAGCGTAGTCAGGGGCTCAACGCCCCCTCAAAGGAATGAGCGCTTCAGCCAATCGGGTGGCGATGTCGGGGACCTCAAGTGACCCTTCCGCCACGGACATCACCAGGGTGAAGGCATCATCGTCCGGCATCTCCACCCAGCTGTCATTCAAGGCGAGGAAAGCGACTGCGGCTGCCCAGGCGAGTCTCTTGTTGCCATCCACAAGAGCGTGGTTGCGACATATCGAGTGCAACAAGGCCGCGGCCTTGTCAGACAAGGTCGGGTAAGCGTCTTCCCCGAACACGCTCGATCGCGGCCGCGCCGCCGCCGAATCCAAGAGTCCTGGATCCCGGACTGGCCCAGCGCCTAGGCGCTTGGTGAGGAAGAGCAGGTCTTCGAGCGAGAGATAAGTCGTCGCCATCACGCGGAGCCGAGGCGGTCGAGCACGTCGCCCCACCGGTCGAGCACGTCGTCCATGATGCGATCGATGCGCTCGCGGTGTTCCGACCTCTCATAGCGCTCCAGCACCGCGCGGCGTACGACCTCCTGCTTGGACAAACCTTCCGCCGCGGCCAGGGCGGTGAGTGCCTTGTCAAGTTCGTCGTCGGTGCGCAGAGTCATGGCCACAAGCATCATGATACCAACTCGGTATCGAAACCCGACTTCTTTCACCCGTAGAGAACGCGGCGCTCAACGCAGCGGGTGACCCCGCGGGCGCGGCGGGTGACCAGCCCAGACGTGCGCCAGGGTCCCGACCGTCAGCAATCCGAACGCGACCACCCAGGTGACATCCCAGGTCGCCGGATACATCAACCAGCCCGGTGCCGCGAGATGTGGGTGCAGGTCGTATTCCCTAGGCACCGTCAGATAGCTCACCGAGACCCAGAGGAAGGGCAACATCCAGCCCAGTTGCGGTCCAACCGCAGCTCCGCAGAGCAAGCCGAGCCCCGACAGCCCGAGCGCGTTGCGCGCCATCTCCAGTCCGCCACGCTCCAAAGCGAGTTCGGGCAAGAGAGCCCAGGCGAGCAGGCAGCAGACCACGACGCCACCCACCACGACCGCGAGGTCAGCCCGCACGCTCGGTCGACCGGCCGAGCCGTCAACCTCATGCTGGACGTACGCTCCCGGTGCCAGCAGCACGGCGACCGCCAGACCGCCGAGCACCACCGCAGGCACTCGGCCCAGGTGATCGTCGTGCGCCCAGTCGCGCACCCAGTTGGCGAACCATGCGGAACCTACGACCGCTGCCAGGGCGCTCGGCCACGACCACCACAGGCCGCGCATCCGGACCCAGCGCGTCATGGTGATCAGACCTTGGGCAGCACGGCGGCCGCAGCTTCTGCTGCTTCGACATCGCATGAGCGCGCCGCAGCAAGGAGCAGGCTGGCGTACTCAGACTTCT of the Nocardioides sp. genome contains:
- a CDS encoding acetyl-CoA C-acetyltransferase, which codes for MTEAYIVDAVRTPVGKRGGSLAAVHSADLGAHVLSALVERTGIDPGLVDDVVMGCCDTIGSQAGDVARTAWLVAGLPDHVPGVTIDRQCGSSQQAVHFAAQGVMSGTQDLVIAGGLQNMSAIPISAAMLVADQYGFTTPTAESPGWLARYGDVEVSQFNSAEMIAEKWEISREDMEAFALASHQRARVAIDEGRFASQIAPVTLPDGRVFDTDETVRDTSLEKMAALQPLAPGGRITAGVASQISDGASAMLIASGDFVDRHGLTPRARIHHLSVRGDDPIWMLTGPIRATRYALEKSGMSLDDIDLFECNEAFASVVLAWMKELDIPHERVNVNGGGIALGHPIGATGTRLMTTLLNELERTGGRYGLQTMCEGGGQANVTVIERV
- a CDS encoding type II toxin-antitoxin system death-on-curing family toxin: MATTYLSLEDLLFLTKRLGAGPVRDPGLLDSAAARPRSSVFGEDAYPTLSDKAAALLHSICRNHALVDGNKRLAWAAAVAFLALNDSWVEMPDDDAFTLVMSVAEGSLEVPDIATRLAEALIPLRGR
- a CDS encoding CopG family transcriptional regulator, coding for MTLRTDDELDKALTALAAAEGLSKQEVVRRAVLERYERSEHRERIDRIMDDVLDRWGDVLDRLGSA